A segment of the Lycium ferocissimum isolate CSIRO_LF1 chromosome 5, AGI_CSIRO_Lferr_CH_V1, whole genome shotgun sequence genome:
TAAAGCAGTCTATTCCTGCTGGTGACTAGCAAAGTTGACTATATAACATGTTATGTTTTAACTAAAGGAGGCTAGCACAAACAGCTATTCATCTTgaccctcttttctttttgaactaaattattagtaataaatatcTTTAGGTTCATCGAGGTTTGCTACCATTCAAGTTTTTAAATTACAGCTATAGGAGTCTGGACCACATCCCCCACCCcgcatttcaaaaaaaaaaaaaaaagaaggagaaaggaaaACCAAGTAGGTCACATGAAATGGTTGACATGATAACATACTATATTATTAAAAGGCATGCCAGTCTTAGCCCCAGGTATTCTCATTTCACACGACTCAACAGGTGTAACAAAAGGAGgtggagaaaaacaagaacaaaaacttttgtttggaaactagaaaaagaaagaaaaggtaaagaaagaagaacaaaaatttaCCCCCAAAAGTTTATcttcattaaaataaaaaacgtAGAAATAAAGTTTTAATGTGTTAAACTTTAACCTGAATTAGGGTCTTCCTTCCAATATATGCTAAGCACTTCTAcccctatctttcttttctcACAAATTCTTTCTAAAATGACACTGTTGAAGGTGGTTCACATTCATACTTGTTCTTTTTAACAATTCGATTAACCTAATTTTTTAAAGcatatttttcacaaaaaaacaAGAGAATAAAATCTACAGATATCTTTGGTGAAGCTTTTTCTGAGAGATAATATGGTTGGGGAGCAAAGCAAAGTAAGCTAAGCTACATTTAACAAAAGTTCTGAAAATGCTTACATGTTATTTTCAACCGCTAGTTAGCAGAAAATTTGATTGCTTCCAGAAAAGAACATTACTTGTTCAACTAGACTACTTACTATAAGCATAAGATTTTGTTGTTTTCCTTGACTGACCTTTTTCTGGCCTAACTAATCCACTTGTTAGGCAGATACTAgtttttagaaataaaaaaatactataCATTATAACTAGCTAGGATAACTGTAGAGATTTGTATCTATCTGTCTCGGCAAAGGAAACAGGAAAATCATAGTTGGAAATTGGGACTAGTCACATCTTTAACCATATTCTAATTAGTCTAAAAAGAAAAGCGAAGTTACAGAATAAAAACTTTTCATTGATAAAATAAAGAGTCATGTACCGTGTGATTGTGATGGTTATTATTATAGGAAGATGCAGCAGCAGGAACCTGAGGCTTTGAATATTGaaattggtattgataatagtGTTGGCTGGCTTGGCCCTGACCCTGGTGGTGCTGATGGTGGCTCGACGTGGAGGAGCCACCGCCATCTGGAGTTGGGGGTGGCTCCGACCACGACGACTCGTCGGCCTCGCATTCCAAATTAACCCCAAACAACCTCACTTGTCTTCTTGTGTTATTGTTCACACTTGCTGTTGTTTGATTCTGCATTGCTCCTCTTCCTATATGTAAGTCACAAAACAAAATGAATAAACACTCTACTAATCCCTTTAAATTATTGCACCTATTAGTTACTTTACAAAATGCAAGGTTTAGGACCATTAATATCTCTTTCAATTTTCCAATGCGTGAGAATTCAACGGCCCTAGCTAATTGGAAAAGATGTGGCCATTTTCAAGAATCTCTAAAAAAACACATACAAGCCACAATAACACTATTTGTTTATATATGCAGGTAGGTAGCTAGTAGCCACTGCCACTTGTTATAACACTAGCTAGTATATAATTAATGTCATCATCTTTGTTAGAAACCTACAAAACAAACTTTCTGCAATGCGACAAAATATACAACTCTTTGCAAATTAAAATACATGTATGACCaccaagagagagagagattctCTCTAATACCACCTAATTAGTTAAATagttgaatatttttacattaaAATGTATTGAAGTATctgcattattattttttggctACTATACTCAATAATTTGAATATGCCATTTaccacaaaaaggaaaaatatcaaTTCTCCAATTTATGTGggaaaatatacaaattttcaaaCAAATATGATCTGtcagtgtgtgtgtatatatatagaaagattgctaaaaatgataaatatcgGATTAGTAATAATtgataaaaacaaaaagaagatagGGTTTGTACATGCGTATAATGTAGCGTGTGAAGAAAATGATAGTACCTGCATGAAGACAGTCAGGTTGGTATGGAAGACCTGCCCCTGGATAAGGATGTCCACCTGTCCCACCGTAGTATACCTGGGCCCACCCACCACCCGCCACCCCTGGCTGAGCAACCGCAGCACCGCTCTCTTGTACGGCTGCGTTCCTCCGTCTCCACCCAATAAACAACCGGTCAGCGTCCGACCGGTGTCGCTCGAACAAAACAATATCACCAGCATCTAGCCTTTTTTCTTTCACGAAACGACTCCAACCTTTGGTTAATACATAGCTCTGGCTGCTGTTCCAGTAAGAATATCGAAATCGCCATGATTTTCCTAACTCGTCCTCGAAACTCAGTAACAAACCCTTTTCAGTACCCgactcattattattattattattattgttgttattgttattgccGCTGAGGGGAAAATACTTCTCGGCGTGCTGTTTGGGGATGACTAACCTGTTGAGCTTCCCGACATCGCTAGGTGTTAATGGTTTCTCGAACAAATGTTCTTTTGGGATTTCCAAGTTCTGGTCTTTTTCTTCAGTCATTTGTTGTCGTTCTTGTTCCTCGTCTTCGTCGTTAATATTATTAAGGTTGAAGGCGAACATGGCGGTAGTTTCAGGTGGGTGGTGTTGGAATGAGGATTTCTTGGATGAGGAGTCTATGATATATTGCTGTTGTTTAGTCCAAAACACTCTTTCTGGAAGGTCTGAAGAAACATGGTTTATGGACATTTCTTTtctcagagagagagagagagagagagagagaaattggGTTACTATTAAGAGTTTTTTGCAAAGTGATGTAGGAAATGGTTAGTAGCAAAAGGTGGGTATTTAAGGGAGAGGGGGCGAGGGGGTTTACGGGGCAGGTAGATACAGATGTAAGTACGAGAGTACTTTACTTTAAGGTATTTGCgtgataagaaaaaaaatcaatcattATATTCACTGCAATTTACTATGTACTGGCCGGGGCATCACGTATACCTTGTCtctttatgaacattattactACTAGTATTCATTTGTCATTGCCGACCATCTTAATATAAGATATACACATACGTAAATGATGGAATTACTACCTATAATGTTTGTTTTAGAGTTTTTAGAGAACGACTTCGCAAACTCGgtctttgaaaaattattttcttgaactgTTTTTTGCAAGAAAAATTACTCAAAGTTTTTGAGATTACTAAAATTAGTCTGTTAGATTGTTCTAAACTAGATTTAAAGGATCAACTAAAtatcttttaatttgtttgatcaaactttcaaaatctaAGCCCTTTTACTAATATTAGAGCAGTACTTTCTGTGTGGCTAATATCAaaattgttttggaaaaatctactagtatttttttagtttctgaaaaataatttttgttacTACGTCAAAAGTAATTATTTTTCCCTAAAAGTCTGCCAAGTAccttaattttctaaaataaacactttttgaaaaagttttaaGTGTTTTTGAGTACTTCAAAAGCTTAGTTAAACGGCTATTAGTTTGTTAACtcattttttttggcaaaatgtTATAACAAAAGCGACTTTGGTTTTGCAAGCCCCACTTGAATCAGACGAGACAATTTGAGTAACTGGTGTCTGAAATTTGAACTAGATAGATCGGTCTTAAGATACATCCAACTTTTTAGAATTAACAACAGGGCAGGAATTAATTGATTGTACTTTTTCAAGTGGATCTTGTAGGAAATTTGGGTCCACCCATAAGGGTAAGCCtattagcctaattaattaatatttcctATATAATAACATTTTAATATTTCCTATATAATAACATTTACTGCAGgcgtataaaaaataaaacatacttCGTATATTTTTCTCCGTTCTTTACCTTCTTACAATATATTAGGGGATTATAGATTGTGATTTGACTAGGGTTGCTCTTAATATATTGTGCTCTCAACCATTAGGTTTAGATCGGCCAATATTCCGACAACCACCCGAATTACCGATTTTCGATTTCCGCTTCCGCTACACGAAGAACACGTAAGTTTTCCTTTTATGATTTACGCGCTATCTAATTAATTTAGATTAATGTGTTATGTGTAAACCTTCCCATTGAAATGattcaaatgttttttttaattatgtagtgctatagtatatatatgactCACGGGATTATtcaccttctttttttcttttgggaaaaaatgTGAAAGAGTAACTAATAATGAGGGAGGGaagcaaaatataaagataactGGTGGCACTGAAATTGGCAGAACATGTATCTTCATATGAATCTGGGGAGTAAGAAAGAGATTCTGTATCTTATTGGTAGCAGATATATGTATTGCAGTAATGTAAATTAGAGATCAGTACTGTATACTTCATGAGCATATAGGAAACACAGGCCATGTTACTATGTTTGCTGGCTGGCTAGTGCCTTTGTTCTTAAACCAAACAAACAGATCATGAAGTGAGTAGGCCCAGCCAGCTGACACTGTACCACATCCTAATATAGACTCTAGGGGTGGGTACACAAATTTCTGAACATGCAAAGTTTTTATCAAAGTTCGTATTACACTCTCTGGAGCTAtagtatttatcttttaaaatttttatgccCACACAAGATAGAAGTGTTATAGCCTTAATCGTCGCAGAGGTTCTTCGAAATGCCtctttaatatatatagcaaaatGCTTCGACTTTGAATCATATTAACCTCTTTGATTTAGTTGATTTTATACTATCGATCAAGGGACCGGGCCGATTAGAAAGAGttgatttggagaaaaaaattgttgatAAATAGATTTTACTATTTGATCAGTACAAAAGTGACTTTTAAAGTATGCTCTGGAGGAGATTGACCTTGAAACTCCTCACTTAATTAACACTCTACGGGTCGTTTGGTTTAAAAACAAGTTATGTTGAGATTAGTTATGTTGTGATTAGTTATACTGAGATTAGTTATATTAGGATTAGTTATCccagtattatttttttattggttGTTTAGTTTGTTTTATTTAAAgtaacatgcattgcataatttctaaGGAAAAGTTATTTGTTTACTAGAATACCCTCCACATTATTTAGTATAAAAAGGGTTTGAGGGACCTAGGGGCTATTCGTGTCATTTTCATTGTTTTATCCTTGGATAACTGATCCGGGGATTGTTTTTCATCCCCTGCCaaggataagttatcccatggtactatttttatttatgagaTAACTTATATCAGgattagtaaccaaacaagtgatactatattttttatatcagGACTATTTTTtcttatccatcataccaaacgacccctaccAGTTGAAATTGTAAGAGTAgatttaagaatttttttattttttatttttctaaacgtcaaatattttattataaatttagTTTTCAATACTAGCTAAGTTAATTACTCGGTGATTCTTCTTCACATTGTCATGCATATAAGTTAAATATTTTCTAAGACCAAAACttcatttaataaaaatatgattcatgaccCACCTTAATCTGACACTCGCACGGTAAGTTTTTTTCAGAATTTACACCTGATGTTGTATAGTAGAATCTTCACAATAATAAGCTAGGACCACCTAAAAAAATCGTCATGCTAATAATTTGAAAAGTATTAGTAGTGCAACCATTAAATAAGCATTGCTATGATAATGttgtaattaattaattaattcagTATACCTGATTAGTTTGGTTCAACAGCCTCCATTTGATGATTAACTATGTGATTGAGTGGGCTATTTCCAAAAATATTCTTGTTTTTCGAGGATACGTACTTTATACAGTAAATgcaaatttggaaaacaaaTAAACATGCTATATATGGTCCCCTTGTTTATTTCAACACGCTAATCGCCCGCGCGATTTTTTTCTTTGGATAGGGATTAAGCCTGAGAATTTAGGTCTAAAGAGTCGCAACTACTAATTAATTCTGTCTTTGAATTGTCAGTagcattctttaatttttatcaaaTGCATGCTTCCACTGAATTGGAAAATATTTCACCATAGATATTCGTCTATAGATATTTGTCACTAGACAATCAGTAAATATTAAAAGTATACTGAAGTGGAAAGTTATTTGGTAGGTAGATAGATTCCAAGAAGCCCTTTTTGATTAGCAAATTTATCGACGCTAGCTAAAGCAAGTAATGGTAAATTCTTGCACTTGTTCTACTTATAGGAAATATATATCTGACGCAGACACATTTTACAGGAGGAACTTGCAAGGTAGATAGTATTAATTTTCAGCTCGtaaggataatttttttttttatagttggACTAGTAAAATTAGTCACGTGCATGACAGCAACATTATTGACGTTTGGCCATTCCTAGTTTTATGataggatgatgatgatgaggatggATGGGAcgagaagaaaacaaaaaaggaggTGGGCAAGAGAACAAAAAAAGGGAGGAAAATTTAAAGAGAGAAATGCTCAGATCTCCTTATAATTATTCATTCATCAGACATTAATAAGGGAAAAGGGGAGAAAAAGATGAGATAAGATTTGTCCAATGGGAACAGAAAGGAGAAGGAAACCGCCTTTTCCATTTTAGACTTCGTGTTTGAATTCTCTCCTCTTATTTCCTCTCTCACATTAATCACACTCATTTCAATTTGGACACACCCCATTTCTCTCTCCTacctcattttatttcatcgattatatgttattttctatCAATAGGTACTTTGTCATCAAAATTTGTGTAAATGTAAAAGtattactaatatatatacttgcaaGTGTAAGATACTTATATATCTTGCCATAGTTTTatgggaaaatttcataaacaGGGAATCTGGACATTAAAAATTTTGATACagagaattttgcaaagttTTGACTCTCAAAGCACGTCAATGGTCATTTACTATAATTGGATATGTTATAGCAAGTGAATCTTTagatttcaaatccaatattttGAAATGGTCTCCTACTTTTTGTATGACGTTTGTGACGAGTCTTACCAAATGTTTAGCTAGACTCTTGCATCTATTAGTATACATATACTATCTTTTGGAATTTGAGGTTAGaattaaagaaaaactaaagTGGAACTTTTGAAGTTCAAAATTCAACTAATTGTACATCCTGTCATGTTTTATCTTAACAAGTGCCATTTGccattgatgttgatgatgagtACAATTAAATTGAAAACTGCATACTGCtcaaattgattattttttaaaattattctcttcaaaTAAATATTGGATATTTTCATAGCTTTGCGTGTTTAAGACAAATCCCACCTCAGTTTCCAGGTAGATTCAGACACCCTTGAAAAGGTAGGAGCAGTTGTTTATTAAGTAGATGTCGGGAACACAAAAAACTTGTATAATTGAGGTTGTTGGGAAGCTTTgttacatatctatatatacgtgcatgcccctcaaatctcaatacaaatacatacaaacaaTCTCGTGTCATCTTATAATCATTAACAGATTTTTGCATATCTCACATGCTCCTCGTAATCCACTtt
Coding sequences within it:
- the LOC132057519 gene encoding B3 domain-containing protein At2g36080; this encodes MSINHVSSDLPERVFWTKQQQYIIDSSSKKSSFQHHPPETTAMFAFNLNNINDEDEEQERQQMTEEKDQNLEIPKEHLFEKPLTPSDVGKLNRLVIPKQHAEKYFPLSGNNNNNNNNNNNNESGTEKGLLLSFEDELGKSWRFRYSYWNSSQSYVLTKGWSRFVKEKRLDAGDIVLFERHRSDADRLFIGWRRRNAAVQESGAAVAQPGVAGGGWAQVYYGGTGGHPYPGAGLPYQPDCLHAGRGAMQNQTTASVNNNTRRQVRLFGVNLECEADESSWSEPPPTPDGGGSSTSSHHQHHQGQGQASQHYYQYQFQYSKPQVPAAASSYNNNHHNHTDMNFSRDVNQMRYHQG